The Saccharopolyspora gloriosae genome has a segment encoding these proteins:
- a CDS encoding TIGR02611 family protein, with translation MASDDDAPRPRRRLHKLRRAVRARRERIRRNPTLNMTYRVALGGFGTLILILGIIAIPYPGPGWLIVFAGLGILATEFHWAHRVNMFTRRHYHRWVSWLGRQHWTVKLGIAALTGIIVVVTLWLLGMYATIGNWLGVRWPWLASPCSVTENGVVEFSMSPGTAAPGD, from the coding sequence ATGGCCTCGGACGACGATGCCCCGCGGCCCCGCCGCCGGTTGCACAAGCTCCGGCGAGCAGTGCGCGCCCGCCGTGAACGCATCCGGCGCAACCCCACGCTGAACATGACCTACCGGGTGGCACTCGGAGGCTTCGGAACCCTCATCCTCATCCTCGGAATCATCGCGATCCCGTACCCCGGCCCCGGCTGGCTCATCGTGTTCGCCGGCCTCGGCATCCTCGCCACCGAGTTCCACTGGGCGCACCGCGTCAACATGTTCACCAGGCGGCACTACCACCGCTGGGTCAGCTGGCTCGGCAGGCAGCACTGGACGGTCAAGCTCGGCATCGCCGCCCTGACCGGCATCATCGTGGTCGTGACGCTGTGGTTGCTCGGCATGTACGCCACAATCGGCAACTGGCTCGGAGTGCGCTGGCCGTGGTTGGCCTCCCCCTGTTCGGTGACTGAAAACGGTGTTGTAGAGTTCTCCATGTCGCCGGGAACGGCGGCACCGGGCGATTAG